A genomic segment from Callithrix jacchus isolate 240 chromosome 8, calJac240_pri, whole genome shotgun sequence encodes:
- the DUOX2 gene encoding dual oxidase 2 isoform X2 — protein MLRARSEELMLLGALLIGSLYPAGGQEALLLPWEVQRYDGWFNNLRHHELGAVGSRLQRRIPANYADGVYQAVEEPQLPNPRRLSDAATLGKAGLPSLRNRTVLGVFFGYHVLSDVVDVETPGCPAEFLNIRIPPGDPVFDPDQRGDVVLPFQRSRWDPETGRSPSNPRDLTNQVTGWLDGSAIYGSSHSWNDALRSFSGGQLASGPDPAFPRDSQNPLLMWAAPDPATGQSGPRGLYAFGAERGNREPFLQALGLLWFRYHNLCAQRLARQHPDWGDEELFQHARKRVIATYQNIAVYEWLPSFLQKTLPEYKGYRPFLDPSISPEFVVASEQFFSTMVPPGIYMRNASCHFRKVLNKGFQNSQALRVCNNYWIRENPNLNSTQEVNELLLGMASQISELEDRMVVEDLRDYWPGPGKFSRTDYVASSIQRGRDMGLPSYRQALLAWGLDIPKNWSDLNPNVDPQVLEATAALYNQDLSKLELLPGGLLESHGDPGPLFSTIVLDQFARLRDGDRYWFENSRNGLFSKKEIEEIRNTTLRDVLVAVINLDPSALQPSVFVWHKGAPCPQPKQLTTDSLPQCAPLTVLDFFEGSSPGFAITIVALCCLPLVSLLLSGVVAYFRGRERKKLQKKGKESMKKEAAKDGVPAMEWPGPKERNCPIIIQLLPDRCLQVLNRRLTVLRLVQLQPWQQVNLIVSSNRGCRTLLLKIPKEYDLVLLFSSEEERGAFVRQLQDFCVRWALGLRVAEMSEKELLRKAVTKQQRERILEIFFRHLFAQVLDINQADAGTLPLDSSQKVREALTCELSRAEFAESLGLKPQDMFVESMFSLADKDGNGYLSFREFLDILVVFMKGSPEDKSRLMFTMYDLDENGFLSKDEFFTMMRSFIEISNNCLSKAQLAEVVESMFRESGFQDKEELTWEDFHFMLRDHDSELRFTQLCVKGGGGGDIRDIFRQNISCRVSFITRTPGKCSHPQGLGPPASEAPELGGPGLKKRFGKKAAVPSPRLYTEALQEKMQRGLLAQKLQQYKRFVENYRRHIMCVAIFSAICVGLFAERAYYYAFASPPSDIAQTTLVGIILSRGTAASVSFMFSYILLTMCRNLITFLRETFLNRYVPFDAAVDFHRWIAMAAVVLAILHSAGHAVNVYVFSVSPLSLLACVFPNVFVNDGSKLPQKFYWWFFQTVPGMTGVLLLVVLAIMYVFASHHFRRRSFRGFWLTHHLYVLLYALLPRFHIYFLVPAIIYGGDKLVSLSRKKVEISVVKAELLPSGVTYLQFQRPRGFEYKSGQWVRIACLALGTTEYHPFTLTSAPHEDTLSLHIRAVGPWTTRLREIYSPPRGSGCAGFPKLYLDGPFGEGHQEWHKFEVSVLVGGGIGVTPFASILKDLVFKSSLGSQMLCKKIYFIWVTRTQRQFEWLADIIREVEENDHQDLVSVHIYITQLAEKFDLRTTMLYICERHFQKVLNRSLFTGLRSVTHFGRPPFEPFFNSLQEVHPQVRKVGVFSCGPPGMTKNVEKACQLVNRQDRAHFIHHYENF, from the exons ATGCTCCGTGCAAGATCAGAGGAACTGATGCTCCTGGGAGCTCTGCTGATTGGATCCCTGTATCCAGCGG GCGGTCAGGAAGCACTCTTACTGCCCTGGGAAGTGCAGCGTTACGACGGCTGGTTTAACAACCTGAGGCACCACGAGCTTGGCGCTGTTG GCTCCCGGCTGCAGCGCCGCATACCAGCCAATTACGCCGACGGTGTGTATCAGGCCGTGGAGGAGCCGCAGCTGCCCAACCCGCGCCGGCTCAGCGACGCCGCCACGCTGGGAAAAGCCGGGCTGCCGTCGCTTCGCAACCGCACAGTACTGGGGGTCTTCTTTG GCTACCATGTTCTTTCCGACGTGGTCGACGTGGAAACGCCCGGTTGCCCCGCCGAGTTCCTCAACATCCGCATCCCGCCCGGAGACCCCGTATTCGACCCCGACCAGCGTGGGGACGTGGTGCTGCCCTTCCAGAGGAGCCGCTGGGACCCAGAGACCGGACGCAGCCCCAGCAACCCCCGGGACCTG ACCAACCAGGTGACGGGCTGGCTGGACGGCAGCGCCATCTATGGCTCCTCTCACTCCTGGAACGACGCGCTGCGGAGCTTCTCTGGGGGACAGCTGGCGTCGGGGCCCGACCCTGCCTTCCCCAGAGACTCGCAGAACCCCCTGCTCATGTGGGCTGCGCCCGACCCCGCCACCGGGCAGAGCGGGCCCCGGGGGCTGTACG CCTTCGGGGCGGAGCGAGGGAACCGGGAGCCCTTCCTGCAGGCGCTGGGCCTGCTCTGGTTCCGCTACCACAACCTGTGCGCGCAGAGGCTGGCCCGCCAGCACCCAGACTGGGGGGACGAGGAGCTGTTCCAGCACGCGCGCAAGAGGGTCATCGCCACCTACCAG AACATCGCTGTGTATGAGTGGCTGCCCAGCTTCCTGCAGAAAACACTCCCGGAGTATAAAG GATACCGTCCTTTCCTAGACCCCAGCATCTCCCCGGAATTTGTGGTGGCCTCTGAGCAGTTCTTCTCCACCATGGTGCCCCCTGGCATCTACATGAG AAATGCCAGCTGTCATTTCCGGAAGGTCCTGAACAAGGGTTTTCAAAACTCCCAGGCTCTTAGGGTCTGCAACAACTACTGGATTCGGGAG AACCCCAATCTGAACAGTACCCAGGAGGTGAATGAACTGCTACTGGGAATGGCCTCCCAGATTTCGGAGCTGGAGGACAGGATGGTGGTTGAAGATCTGAGGG ATTACTGGCCTGGCCCTGGCAAATTTTCCCGTACAGACTATGTGGCCAGCAGCATCCAACGTGGCCGAGATATGGGGCTGCCCAGCTATAGACAGGCCCTGCTGGCCTGGGGGCTGGACATCCCAAAGAACTGGAGTGATCTCAACCCTAATGTGGACCCCCAG GTGCTGGAGGCCACAGCTGCCCTGTACAACCAGGACCTATCCAAGCTAGAGCTGCTCCCTGGGGGGCTCCTGGAGAGCCATGGGGACCCGGGACCCCTGTTCAGCACCATTGTCCTCGACCAGTTTGCACGGCTGCGGGATGGTGATCGCTACTGGTTTGAGAACAGCAGGAATGG GCTGTTCTCCAAGAAGGAGATTGAAGAAATCCGAAATACCACCCTGCGGGACGTGCTGGTTGCTGTTATCAACCTCGACCCCAGTGCTCTGCAGCCCAGTGTCTTTGTCTGGCATAAAG GTGCACCCTGTCCTCAGCCTAAACAGCTCACAACTGACAGCTTGCCCCAATGTGCACCGCTGACTGTGCTTGACTTCTTTGAGGGTAGCAGTCCTGGTTTTGCCATCACCATCGTGGCTCTCTGCTGCCTTCCCTTAG TGAGTCTGCTTCTCTCTGGAGTGGTGGCCTATTTCCGGGGCCGAGAACGCAAGAAGCTgcaaaagaaaggcaaagagagCATGAAAAAGGAAGCAGCCAAAGACGGAGTGCCAG CGATGGAGTGGCCAGGCCCCAAGGAGAGGAACTGTCCCATCATCATCCAGCTGCTGCCAGACAGGTGTCTCCAGGTCCTAAACAGGCGTCTCACTGTGCTCCgcctggtccagctgcagccttgGCAGCAGGTCAATCTCATCGTGTCCAGCAACCGAGGTTGCCGCACCCTGCTGCTCAAGATCCCCAAGGAGTATGACCTG GTGCTGCTGTTTAGTTCTGAAGAGGAACGGGGAGCCTTTGTGCGGCAGCTACAGGACTTCTGTGTGCGCTGGGCTCTGGGCCTCCGTGTGGCTGAAATGAGTGAGAAAGAGCTACTTAGGAAGGCCGTGACCAAGCAGCAGCGGGAACGCATCCTGGAGATCTTCTTCAGACACCTTTTTGCTCAG GTGCTGGACATCAACCAGGCTGATGCAGGGACCCTGCCCCTGGACTCCTCCCAGAAGGTGCGGGAGGCCCTGACCTGCGAGCTGAGCAGGGCTGAGTTTGCCGAGTCCCTTGGCCTTAAGCCCCAGGACATGTTTGTGGAGTCCATGTTCTCTCTGGCTGACAAGGATGGCAATGGCTACCTGTCCTTCCGGGAGTTCCTGGACATCCTGGTGGTCTTCATGAAAG GCTCCCCGGAGGATAAGTCCCGTCTGATGTTTACCATGTATGACCTGGATGAGAATGGTTTCCTCTCCAAGGACGAGTTCTTCACCATGATGCG GTCCTTCATCGAGATCTCCAACAACTGCCTGTCCAAGGCCCAGCTGGCCGAGGTGGTGGAGTCCATGTTCCGGGAGTCAGGCTTCCAGGACAAGGAGgagctgacgtgggaggattttCACTTCATGCTGCGGGACCATGACAGCGAGCTCCGCTTCACACAGCTCTGTGTcaaaggtggaggtggaggtg ATATTAGAGACATCTTTAGACAAAACATCAGCTGTAGAGTCTCATTCATCACTCGGACACCTGGGAAATG ctCCCACCCCCAGGGACTGGGGCCCCCTGCTTCAGAAGCCCCAGAGCTGGGAGGCCCTGGGCTGAAGAAGAGGTTTGGCAAAAA GGCAGCGGTGCCCTCTCCCCGGCTATACACAGAGGCGCTGCAAGAGAAGATGCAGCGAGGCCTCCTAGCCCAAAAGCTGCAGCAGTACAAGCGCTTCGTGGAGAACTACCGGAGGCACATCATGTGTGTCGCAATCTTCTCAGCCATCTGTGTTGGCCTGTTTGCAGAGCGTGCTTACT ACTATGCCTTTGCCTCACCACCCTCGGACATTGCACAGACCACCCTCGTGGGCATCATCCTGTCGCGGGGCACAGCAGCCAGCGTCTCCTTCATGTTCTCCTACATCCTGCTCACCATGTGCCGAAACCTCATCACCTTCCTGCGAGAAACCTTCCTCAACCGCTACGTGCCCTTCGACGCCGCGGTGGACTTCCACCGCTGGATCGCCATGGCTGCTGTTGTCCTGGCCA ttttgCACAGTGCTGGCCATGCGGTCAATGTCTATGTCTTCTCAGTCAGCCCCCTCAGCCTGCTGGCCTGTGTATTCCCCAACGTCTTTGTGAATGATGG GTCCAAGCTTCCCCAGAAGTTCTACTGGTGGTTCTTCCAGACCGTCCCAG GTATGACCGGGGTGCTCCTGCTGGTGGTCCTGGCCATCATGTATGTCTTCGCCTCCCACCACTTCCGCCGCCGCAGCTTCCGGGGCTTCTGGCTGACCCACCACCTCTACGTCCTGCTCTATGCCCTG CTGCCCCGTTTCCACATCTACTTCCTGGTCCCAGCAATCATCTATGGGGGTGACAAGCTGGTGAGCCTGAGCCGGAAGAAGGTGGAGATCAGCGTGGTGAAGGCGGAGCTGCTGCCCTCAG GAGTGACCTACCTGCAGTTCCAGCGGCCCCGGGGCTTTGAGTACAAGTCGGGGCAGTGGGTGCGGATTGCCTGCCTGGCTCTGGGGACCACTGAGTACCACCCCTTCACACTGACCTCCGCCCCCCATGAGGACACACTCAGCCTGCACATCCGGGCAGTGGGGCCCTGGACCACTCGCCTCAGGGAGATCTACTCACCCCCAAGGGGAAGTGGCTGTGCTGGATTCCCAAAG CTGTACCTTGATGGACCATTTGGAGAGGGACACCAGGAGTGGCATAAATTTGAGGTGTCAGTGTTGGTGGGAGGGGGCATTGGGGTCACCCCCTTTGCCTCCATCCTCAAAGACCTGGTCTTCAAGTCATCCTTGGGCAGCCAAATGCTTTGTAAAAAG ATCTACTTCATCTGGGTGACAAGGACCCAGCGTCAGTTTGAGTGGCTGGCTGACATCATCCGAGAGGTGGAGGAGAATGACCACCAGGACCTGGTGTCTGTGCACATCTACATCACCCAGCTGGCTGAGAAGTTCGACCTCAGGACTACCATGCTG TACATCTGTGAGCGGCACTTCCAGAAGGTGCTGAACCGGAGTCTCTTCACGGGCCTGCGCTCTGTGACCCACTTTGGCCGCCCCCCCTTCGAGCCTTTCTTTAACTCCCTGCAGGAGGTCCACCCTCAG GTGCGCAAGGTTGGGGTATTCAGCTGTGGCCCTCCAGGAATGACTAAAAATGTAGAGAAGGCCTGTCAGCTTGTCAACAGGCAGGACCGAGCCCACTTCATTCACCACTACGAGAACTTCTGA
- the DUOX2 gene encoding dual oxidase 2 isoform X1 produces the protein MLRARSEELMLLGALLIGSLYPAGGQEALLLPWEVQRYDGWFNNLRHHELGAVGSRLQRRIPANYADGVYQAVEEPQLPNPRRLSDAATLGKAGLPSLRNRTVLGVFFGYHVLSDVVDVETPGCPAEFLNIRIPPGDPVFDPDQRGDVVLPFQRSRWDPETGRSPSNPRDLTNQVTGWLDGSAIYGSSHSWNDALRSFSGGQLASGPDPAFPRDSQNPLLMWAAPDPATGQSGPRGLYAFGAERGNREPFLQALGLLWFRYHNLCAQRLARQHPDWGDEELFQHARKRVIATYQNIAVYEWLPSFLQKTLPEYKGYRPFLDPSISPEFVVASEQFFSTMVPPGIYMRNASCHFRKVLNKGFQNSQALRVCNNYWIRENPNLNSTQEVNELLLGMASQISELEDRMVVEDLRDYWPGPGKFSRTDYVASSIQRGRDMGLPSYRQALLAWGLDIPKNWSDLNPNVDPQVLEATAALYNQDLSKLELLPGGLLESHGDPGPLFSTIVLDQFARLRDGDRYWFENSRNGLFSKKEIEEIRNTTLRDVLVAVINLDPSALQPSVFVWHKGAPCPQPKQLTTDSLPQCAPLTVLDFFEGSSPGFAITIVALCCLPLVSLLLSGVVAYFRGRERKKLQKKGKESMKKEAAKDGVPAMEWPGPKERNCPIIIQLLPDRCLQVLNRRLTVLRLVQLQPWQQVNLIVSSNRGCRTLLLKIPKEYDLVLLFSSEEERGAFVRQLQDFCVRWALGLRVAEMSEKELLRKAVTKQQRERILEIFFRHLFAQVLDINQADAGTLPLDSSQKVREALTCELSRAEFAESLGLKPQDMFVESMFSLADKDGNGYLSFREFLDILVVFMKGSPEDKSRLMFTMYDLDENGFLSKDEFFTMMRSFIEISNNCLSKAQLAEVVESMFRESGFQDKEELTWEDFHFMLRDHDSELRFTQLCVKGGGGGDIRDIFRQNISCRVSFITRTPGKCSHPQGLGPPASEAPELGGPGLKKRFGKKAAVPSPRLYTEALQEKMQRGLLAQKLQQYKRFVENYRRHIMCVAIFSAICVGLFAERAYYYAFASPPSDIAQTTLVGIILSRGTAASVSFMFSYILLTMCRNLITFLRETFLNRYVPFDAAVDFHRWIAMAAVVLAILHSAGHAVNVYVFSVSPLSLLACVFPNVFVNDGSKLPQKFYWWFFQTVPGMTGVLLLVVLAIMYVFASHHFRRRSFRGFWLTHHLYVLLYALLIIHGSFALIQLPRFHIYFLVPAIIYGGDKLVSLSRKKVEISVVKAELLPSGVTYLQFQRPRGFEYKSGQWVRIACLALGTTEYHPFTLTSAPHEDTLSLHIRAVGPWTTRLREIYSPPRGSGCAGFPKLYLDGPFGEGHQEWHKFEVSVLVGGGIGVTPFASILKDLVFKSSLGSQMLCKKIYFIWVTRTQRQFEWLADIIREVEENDHQDLVSVHIYITQLAEKFDLRTTMLYICERHFQKVLNRSLFTGLRSVTHFGRPPFEPFFNSLQEVHPQVRKVGVFSCGPPGMTKNVEKACQLVNRQDRAHFIHHYENF, from the exons ATGCTCCGTGCAAGATCAGAGGAACTGATGCTCCTGGGAGCTCTGCTGATTGGATCCCTGTATCCAGCGG GCGGTCAGGAAGCACTCTTACTGCCCTGGGAAGTGCAGCGTTACGACGGCTGGTTTAACAACCTGAGGCACCACGAGCTTGGCGCTGTTG GCTCCCGGCTGCAGCGCCGCATACCAGCCAATTACGCCGACGGTGTGTATCAGGCCGTGGAGGAGCCGCAGCTGCCCAACCCGCGCCGGCTCAGCGACGCCGCCACGCTGGGAAAAGCCGGGCTGCCGTCGCTTCGCAACCGCACAGTACTGGGGGTCTTCTTTG GCTACCATGTTCTTTCCGACGTGGTCGACGTGGAAACGCCCGGTTGCCCCGCCGAGTTCCTCAACATCCGCATCCCGCCCGGAGACCCCGTATTCGACCCCGACCAGCGTGGGGACGTGGTGCTGCCCTTCCAGAGGAGCCGCTGGGACCCAGAGACCGGACGCAGCCCCAGCAACCCCCGGGACCTG ACCAACCAGGTGACGGGCTGGCTGGACGGCAGCGCCATCTATGGCTCCTCTCACTCCTGGAACGACGCGCTGCGGAGCTTCTCTGGGGGACAGCTGGCGTCGGGGCCCGACCCTGCCTTCCCCAGAGACTCGCAGAACCCCCTGCTCATGTGGGCTGCGCCCGACCCCGCCACCGGGCAGAGCGGGCCCCGGGGGCTGTACG CCTTCGGGGCGGAGCGAGGGAACCGGGAGCCCTTCCTGCAGGCGCTGGGCCTGCTCTGGTTCCGCTACCACAACCTGTGCGCGCAGAGGCTGGCCCGCCAGCACCCAGACTGGGGGGACGAGGAGCTGTTCCAGCACGCGCGCAAGAGGGTCATCGCCACCTACCAG AACATCGCTGTGTATGAGTGGCTGCCCAGCTTCCTGCAGAAAACACTCCCGGAGTATAAAG GATACCGTCCTTTCCTAGACCCCAGCATCTCCCCGGAATTTGTGGTGGCCTCTGAGCAGTTCTTCTCCACCATGGTGCCCCCTGGCATCTACATGAG AAATGCCAGCTGTCATTTCCGGAAGGTCCTGAACAAGGGTTTTCAAAACTCCCAGGCTCTTAGGGTCTGCAACAACTACTGGATTCGGGAG AACCCCAATCTGAACAGTACCCAGGAGGTGAATGAACTGCTACTGGGAATGGCCTCCCAGATTTCGGAGCTGGAGGACAGGATGGTGGTTGAAGATCTGAGGG ATTACTGGCCTGGCCCTGGCAAATTTTCCCGTACAGACTATGTGGCCAGCAGCATCCAACGTGGCCGAGATATGGGGCTGCCCAGCTATAGACAGGCCCTGCTGGCCTGGGGGCTGGACATCCCAAAGAACTGGAGTGATCTCAACCCTAATGTGGACCCCCAG GTGCTGGAGGCCACAGCTGCCCTGTACAACCAGGACCTATCCAAGCTAGAGCTGCTCCCTGGGGGGCTCCTGGAGAGCCATGGGGACCCGGGACCCCTGTTCAGCACCATTGTCCTCGACCAGTTTGCACGGCTGCGGGATGGTGATCGCTACTGGTTTGAGAACAGCAGGAATGG GCTGTTCTCCAAGAAGGAGATTGAAGAAATCCGAAATACCACCCTGCGGGACGTGCTGGTTGCTGTTATCAACCTCGACCCCAGTGCTCTGCAGCCCAGTGTCTTTGTCTGGCATAAAG GTGCACCCTGTCCTCAGCCTAAACAGCTCACAACTGACAGCTTGCCCCAATGTGCACCGCTGACTGTGCTTGACTTCTTTGAGGGTAGCAGTCCTGGTTTTGCCATCACCATCGTGGCTCTCTGCTGCCTTCCCTTAG TGAGTCTGCTTCTCTCTGGAGTGGTGGCCTATTTCCGGGGCCGAGAACGCAAGAAGCTgcaaaagaaaggcaaagagagCATGAAAAAGGAAGCAGCCAAAGACGGAGTGCCAG CGATGGAGTGGCCAGGCCCCAAGGAGAGGAACTGTCCCATCATCATCCAGCTGCTGCCAGACAGGTGTCTCCAGGTCCTAAACAGGCGTCTCACTGTGCTCCgcctggtccagctgcagccttgGCAGCAGGTCAATCTCATCGTGTCCAGCAACCGAGGTTGCCGCACCCTGCTGCTCAAGATCCCCAAGGAGTATGACCTG GTGCTGCTGTTTAGTTCTGAAGAGGAACGGGGAGCCTTTGTGCGGCAGCTACAGGACTTCTGTGTGCGCTGGGCTCTGGGCCTCCGTGTGGCTGAAATGAGTGAGAAAGAGCTACTTAGGAAGGCCGTGACCAAGCAGCAGCGGGAACGCATCCTGGAGATCTTCTTCAGACACCTTTTTGCTCAG GTGCTGGACATCAACCAGGCTGATGCAGGGACCCTGCCCCTGGACTCCTCCCAGAAGGTGCGGGAGGCCCTGACCTGCGAGCTGAGCAGGGCTGAGTTTGCCGAGTCCCTTGGCCTTAAGCCCCAGGACATGTTTGTGGAGTCCATGTTCTCTCTGGCTGACAAGGATGGCAATGGCTACCTGTCCTTCCGGGAGTTCCTGGACATCCTGGTGGTCTTCATGAAAG GCTCCCCGGAGGATAAGTCCCGTCTGATGTTTACCATGTATGACCTGGATGAGAATGGTTTCCTCTCCAAGGACGAGTTCTTCACCATGATGCG GTCCTTCATCGAGATCTCCAACAACTGCCTGTCCAAGGCCCAGCTGGCCGAGGTGGTGGAGTCCATGTTCCGGGAGTCAGGCTTCCAGGACAAGGAGgagctgacgtgggaggattttCACTTCATGCTGCGGGACCATGACAGCGAGCTCCGCTTCACACAGCTCTGTGTcaaaggtggaggtggaggtg ATATTAGAGACATCTTTAGACAAAACATCAGCTGTAGAGTCTCATTCATCACTCGGACACCTGGGAAATG ctCCCACCCCCAGGGACTGGGGCCCCCTGCTTCAGAAGCCCCAGAGCTGGGAGGCCCTGGGCTGAAGAAGAGGTTTGGCAAAAA GGCAGCGGTGCCCTCTCCCCGGCTATACACAGAGGCGCTGCAAGAGAAGATGCAGCGAGGCCTCCTAGCCCAAAAGCTGCAGCAGTACAAGCGCTTCGTGGAGAACTACCGGAGGCACATCATGTGTGTCGCAATCTTCTCAGCCATCTGTGTTGGCCTGTTTGCAGAGCGTGCTTACT ACTATGCCTTTGCCTCACCACCCTCGGACATTGCACAGACCACCCTCGTGGGCATCATCCTGTCGCGGGGCACAGCAGCCAGCGTCTCCTTCATGTTCTCCTACATCCTGCTCACCATGTGCCGAAACCTCATCACCTTCCTGCGAGAAACCTTCCTCAACCGCTACGTGCCCTTCGACGCCGCGGTGGACTTCCACCGCTGGATCGCCATGGCTGCTGTTGTCCTGGCCA ttttgCACAGTGCTGGCCATGCGGTCAATGTCTATGTCTTCTCAGTCAGCCCCCTCAGCCTGCTGGCCTGTGTATTCCCCAACGTCTTTGTGAATGATGG GTCCAAGCTTCCCCAGAAGTTCTACTGGTGGTTCTTCCAGACCGTCCCAG GTATGACCGGGGTGCTCCTGCTGGTGGTCCTGGCCATCATGTATGTCTTCGCCTCCCACCACTTCCGCCGCCGCAGCTTCCGGGGCTTCTGGCTGACCCACCACCTCTACGTCCTGCTCTATGCCCTG CTCATCATCCACGGTAGCTTTGCTCTGATCCAGCTGCCCCGTTTCCACATCTACTTCCTGGTCCCAGCAATCATCTATGGGGGTGACAAGCTGGTGAGCCTGAGCCGGAAGAAGGTGGAGATCAGCGTGGTGAAGGCGGAGCTGCTGCCCTCAG GAGTGACCTACCTGCAGTTCCAGCGGCCCCGGGGCTTTGAGTACAAGTCGGGGCAGTGGGTGCGGATTGCCTGCCTGGCTCTGGGGACCACTGAGTACCACCCCTTCACACTGACCTCCGCCCCCCATGAGGACACACTCAGCCTGCACATCCGGGCAGTGGGGCCCTGGACCACTCGCCTCAGGGAGATCTACTCACCCCCAAGGGGAAGTGGCTGTGCTGGATTCCCAAAG CTGTACCTTGATGGACCATTTGGAGAGGGACACCAGGAGTGGCATAAATTTGAGGTGTCAGTGTTGGTGGGAGGGGGCATTGGGGTCACCCCCTTTGCCTCCATCCTCAAAGACCTGGTCTTCAAGTCATCCTTGGGCAGCCAAATGCTTTGTAAAAAG ATCTACTTCATCTGGGTGACAAGGACCCAGCGTCAGTTTGAGTGGCTGGCTGACATCATCCGAGAGGTGGAGGAGAATGACCACCAGGACCTGGTGTCTGTGCACATCTACATCACCCAGCTGGCTGAGAAGTTCGACCTCAGGACTACCATGCTG TACATCTGTGAGCGGCACTTCCAGAAGGTGCTGAACCGGAGTCTCTTCACGGGCCTGCGCTCTGTGACCCACTTTGGCCGCCCCCCCTTCGAGCCTTTCTTTAACTCCCTGCAGGAGGTCCACCCTCAG GTGCGCAAGGTTGGGGTATTCAGCTGTGGCCCTCCAGGAATGACTAAAAATGTAGAGAAGGCCTGTCAGCTTGTCAACAGGCAGGACCGAGCCCACTTCATTCACCACTACGAGAACTTCTGA